A single genomic interval of Oligoflexus sp. harbors:
- a CDS encoding TonB-dependent receptor plug domain-containing protein: MRKDLALSLLAVAISIPARAQTDAASESSQAEHIVVTATRNPLPGRELGASVIVLQREDFENSGAQTVSDILRGLPGISMRRNGGAGSNTEILIRGDKGGHTMIMLDGVELADVTTIEKNSDIGDLPLHDVERIEIVKGPHSVAYGGSGLSGVIHIITRRPEAGVGGSAGLEAGSYDTYGAHARVAGQAGELGYTAVVSGTRTGGFSHAGSRDDGERDAFERKDASLRLQYEGGGFYSADFLVKGFQSVADFDAGANEDDPNSQVKRQDVLSQITQKLRLGDQYETRLAAGIAQSDRRYFDDPDLFNPNRDQTWDRSRFEGERRTVDFSQLIHLAPAHTLVASAQWLHDSAEVQNQASYQGFNVDEKLPKETLKELSYALQYQWGLWDRLHGQWGVRTLKNEVFGETTVGQAAFNWILVPEWTTLRLNYGRGFKTPSLYQLRVPIYGNAELQPEAVVSLDGGIEQNLGSGLTASVTGFQSDTSNLIDFDSASSRYYNISRSLIKGIETTVDWDITSNLSTAAQFTHISTLDRESNKPLPSRPDETWSGNVTWKENGFSWMTAIRGQTRSRARPYVDGTEGFRVVDTALTLSQGPARYSLKVNNVLNSWYQEVAGYNTAARNVLGSAAYSF, from the coding sequence ATGCGTAAGGACCTTGCACTTTCATTACTGGCAGTTGCCATATCCATACCCGCCCGCGCCCAGACGGACGCGGCTTCTGAATCATCCCAAGCTGAACATATTGTCGTGACAGCCACCCGCAATCCCCTGCCGGGTCGTGAACTGGGTGCTTCAGTGATCGTTCTTCAGCGCGAGGATTTTGAAAACAGCGGCGCGCAGACGGTCAGTGATATTCTGCGCGGATTGCCCGGCATTTCCATGCGTCGCAACGGGGGGGCCGGTTCCAACACCGAGATACTGATTCGTGGGGACAAGGGCGGTCACACCATGATCATGCTCGATGGGGTCGAACTCGCCGATGTCACGACCATCGAAAAAAATTCTGATATCGGGGATCTCCCGCTGCACGATGTGGAACGGATCGAAATCGTCAAGGGACCGCATAGCGTGGCCTATGGCGGATCGGGCCTGAGCGGCGTGATCCACATCATCACGCGCAGGCCCGAAGCTGGAGTCGGCGGCAGCGCAGGCCTGGAAGCGGGAAGCTATGACACCTACGGAGCCCACGCGCGAGTTGCCGGCCAGGCGGGAGAATTGGGTTACACCGCAGTGGTCTCAGGTACACGGACCGGGGGCTTTTCCCATGCCGGGTCGCGTGACGATGGCGAACGGGATGCCTTTGAGCGCAAAGACGCAAGCCTGCGTCTTCAGTATGAAGGGGGCGGGTTTTACAGCGCAGATTTTCTGGTGAAGGGATTTCAATCGGTCGCGGACTTCGATGCCGGCGCGAATGAAGATGATCCGAATTCCCAGGTGAAGCGCCAGGACGTTTTGTCACAAATCACCCAGAAACTGCGCTTGGGTGATCAGTACGAAACACGCCTCGCCGCAGGAATCGCGCAGAGCGATCGACGTTATTTCGATGATCCAGACCTCTTCAATCCAAACCGGGACCAAACCTGGGATCGTTCGCGCTTTGAAGGCGAACGCCGCACTGTGGACTTCAGTCAGCTCATCCATCTCGCGCCCGCGCACACCCTTGTGGCCTCGGCCCAGTGGCTGCACGATAGCGCTGAAGTCCAAAACCAGGCCAGCTATCAAGGCTTTAACGTCGACGAAAAATTGCCCAAGGAAACTCTGAAGGAACTGTCCTATGCCCTTCAGTATCAGTGGGGGCTATGGGATCGCCTGCATGGGCAGTGGGGTGTTCGCACCCTTAAAAATGAGGTCTTTGGTGAAACCACGGTCGGGCAGGCCGCATTCAACTGGATTCTGGTTCCCGAATGGACGACTCTGCGTCTGAACTATGGCCGTGGATTCAAGACACCTTCGCTTTATCAATTGCGTGTGCCTATCTATGGCAACGCGGAACTACAGCCCGAAGCTGTGGTTTCGCTGGACGGCGGGATTGAACAGAATCTGGGATCGGGTTTGACAGCCTCAGTGACTGGTTTTCAAAGCGATACGAGTAACCTGATCGACTTCGATTCGGCCAGCAGTCGCTATTACAATATCAGCCGCAGCCTTATCAAAGGCATCGAAACCACGGTGGACTGGGACATTACGTCGAACCTGAGCACCGCGGCTCAGTTCACGCATATTTCCACGCTGGATAGGGAAAGCAACAAACCCCTTCCCTCCCGTCCGGATGAAACCTGGAGCGGAAATGTCACATGGAAAGAAAACGGCTTCAGCTGGATGACGGCGATCCGCGGCCAAACACGCAGCCGGGCACGGCCTTACGTCGATGGCACCGAAGGTTTCCGGGTCGTGGATACGGCTTTGACCCTGAGTCAGGGTCCGGCCCGCTATTCGCTGAAGGTGAATAATGTTTTGAACAGCTGGTATCAGGAAGTGGCCGGATACAACACGGCAGCGCGTAATGTCCTCGGCAGTGCCGCGTACAGCTTCTGA
- a CDS encoding adenylate/guanylate cyclase domain-containing protein, with the protein MHSLRLTQGIGFPKRILMCLRFLTSLLLIIPQMLWAGPAVVQGSIDLASWTTASQDRLRLEGEWRFYWKQFVTEADLRDGYLDKAPSMLVTSHGKNWLEMREIGEKHGYGTYVLQVKGLKANAGELAILTSQFFGTHRLSVWQPQHGIYRDLGGKGKPGRTKSEDEPVYGKTLGVLDFPSDGSDLYLLLHYSEYVMVGSYIDAPLLGPTETLRIRMQYDWAQACWILGLFTMMVIFNLCLFLLRPSDIPSLTIAVLTLINSLRFIATESMISQLVEHPPGWVYYFTIYAVGWAFPLGFACYLSFLRYAFPQYFSKRMHIVALISVFAYMLMTLAADMAPVLAVIISAVMFSVLGGYMLVKQIMALREGAKGSGFAILGVWVLVIGIGHDTMVFLEMLNPPYIGQYAMILFTLLQSLVVARNFTHAFRTAKRLSTQLKEEVAIQTAQLQEKNQLLEVQKAELGKAHELQQNWNNYLREQVLQRFLPPGIAEKVAQGKITLFEAPIAVDVTVIFADLCAFTRATEMLGAETIGLILNQYFVAMTEIVFSEGGMVDKFIGDGIMAVFGVPNRIAADEQVRHALRCAVRMQLKLEELNTFWLKEYNYSFAMRIGVHRGPAVFGSFGGQQRSDYTVIGSAVNVASRIEAIAAPNAIYISSPIKKYLDSRIVSEAGIFTLKGLDEPVRLYEIKDYQTIEWDEYFRQVG; encoded by the coding sequence GTGCACTCCCTTCGACTCACTCAGGGCATCGGTTTTCCGAAACGCATACTTATGTGTTTGCGTTTTTTAACAAGCCTGCTGCTCATTATCCCCCAAATGCTCTGGGCCGGCCCGGCTGTTGTGCAAGGCAGCATCGACCTTGCGAGTTGGACCACTGCGTCCCAGGATCGGCTGCGCCTTGAAGGGGAATGGCGCTTTTACTGGAAGCAGTTCGTAACGGAAGCGGACCTGCGTGACGGTTATCTTGACAAGGCCCCCTCCATGCTGGTGACGAGTCACGGCAAAAACTGGCTGGAGATGCGCGAGATCGGCGAAAAACACGGCTATGGCACGTATGTGCTGCAGGTCAAAGGACTCAAGGCCAACGCCGGGGAACTGGCGATCCTCACATCGCAATTTTTCGGAACCCACAGGCTTTCGGTGTGGCAGCCTCAGCATGGAATTTATCGGGATCTAGGCGGAAAAGGGAAACCTGGTCGAACGAAGAGCGAGGACGAGCCTGTCTATGGGAAGACCCTCGGGGTCCTTGATTTTCCGAGCGATGGGAGTGATCTTTATCTTCTGCTTCACTATTCAGAATACGTGATGGTGGGGTCCTATATAGATGCGCCCCTTCTGGGACCGACGGAGACTTTGCGGATCCGTATGCAGTATGATTGGGCCCAGGCCTGCTGGATACTCGGTCTTTTCACGATGATGGTGATTTTCAACCTCTGCCTTTTCCTGCTGCGGCCTTCGGATATTCCCAGTCTGACAATCGCGGTGCTGACGCTGATCAACAGTCTGCGCTTTATCGCGACGGAGTCGATGATCAGCCAGCTCGTGGAGCATCCTCCGGGCTGGGTCTATTACTTCACCATTTATGCCGTGGGCTGGGCTTTTCCGCTTGGTTTTGCCTGCTATCTAAGCTTTCTCCGCTATGCCTTCCCCCAGTATTTTTCCAAGCGCATGCATATCGTGGCTCTTATCAGTGTGTTTGCGTATATGCTCATGACCCTGGCTGCGGACATGGCGCCGGTGCTGGCTGTGATCATCAGCGCCGTCATGTTCTCGGTGCTTGGTGGCTACATGCTCGTGAAGCAGATCATGGCCCTTCGTGAAGGGGCCAAAGGATCGGGTTTTGCCATTCTGGGCGTCTGGGTTTTGGTCATTGGGATCGGGCATGATACGATGGTTTTCCTTGAAATGCTGAATCCGCCCTATATTGGCCAGTATGCGATGATACTCTTCACGCTCCTTCAGTCCCTGGTCGTGGCACGGAATTTCACGCATGCGTTCCGCACCGCCAAACGACTGTCCACGCAATTGAAGGAAGAGGTGGCCATCCAAACGGCCCAGCTTCAGGAAAAAAATCAGCTCCTGGAGGTTCAGAAGGCCGAGCTGGGCAAGGCCCACGAGCTGCAGCAGAACTGGAACAACTATCTGCGGGAGCAGGTCCTGCAGCGTTTCCTTCCACCCGGCATTGCGGAAAAAGTCGCGCAGGGGAAGATCACGCTGTTCGAAGCGCCCATTGCCGTGGATGTGACGGTGATTTTCGCTGATCTATGTGCTTTCACCCGAGCGACGGAAATGCTGGGAGCGGAAACCATCGGTCTTATTTTGAATCAGTACTTCGTGGCCATGACCGAGATCGTCTTCAGCGAAGGCGGGATGGTGGATAAGTTCATCGGTGATGGGATCATGGCTGTCTTCGGCGTTCCCAACCGCATCGCGGCGGATGAACAGGTTCGGCACGCATTGCGATGCGCAGTCCGAATGCAGTTGAAACTGGAGGAGTTGAACACGTTTTGGCTCAAAGAATACAACTACAGTTTTGCGATGCGCATCGGTGTTCATCGCGGTCCGGCGGTTTTTGGCAGCTTCGGAGGTCAGCAGCGATCGGATTATACCGTGATCGGTTCCGCCGTGAATGTCGCCTCCCGTATCGAAGCCATCGCGGCCCCGAACGCCATTTATATCAGCAGCCCGATCAAAAAATATCTCGACAGTCGCATAGTGAGCGAGGCCGGAATTTTCACCCTGAAAGGCCTGGATGAGCCGGTGCGCTTGTATGAAATCAAGGACTATCAGACAATTGAGTGGGATGAATATTTCCGGCAGGTCGGCTGA
- the mscL gene encoding large-conductance mechanosensitive channel protein MscL, with the protein MWNEFKTFIMRGNVLDLAIGIVIGAAFGKIVSSLVADVLLPPIGLLAGRMDFSNLFITLSGQSYPTLAAAKAAGAPTLNYGIFLNTLIDFLIISFAVFLVVKAANAVRRKEADKPAAPAEPTTSEKLLMEMRDLMKSMAEKESAIPLSPEKKLTSPQQELLHS; encoded by the coding sequence ATGTGGAACGAATTCAAGACATTCATCATGCGCGGTAATGTGCTCGATCTGGCTATCGGTATCGTGATAGGCGCGGCGTTTGGCAAGATCGTATCCTCTCTTGTCGCGGATGTGCTGCTGCCACCTATTGGACTGTTGGCAGGGCGTATGGATTTTTCCAACCTCTTCATCACCCTTTCGGGGCAGTCCTATCCAACGCTGGCCGCGGCCAAGGCTGCCGGTGCGCCGACCCTCAACTACGGGATTTTTCTAAACACACTGATTGATTTTCTGATCATCTCCTTCGCCGTTTTCCTGGTCGTCAAGGCGGCGAACGCAGTGCGACGCAAAGAGGCGGACAAGCCTGCAGCACCGGCTGAGCCGACAACGTCCGAGAAATTGCTGATGGAAATGCGTGATCTTATGAAGAGCATGGCGGAGAAAGAAAGCGCAATACCCCTGAGTCCCGAGAAAAAACTTACGTCACCGCAGCAGGAGCTTCTTCATAGCTGA
- a CDS encoding SDR family oxidoreductase — MQNATILLTGVTGFVGSTLAAVLLRQGCRIVALSRKDPEGQRTRAKIKESYLGFFPGDASEKLEQLLQNVEVLPYDYAQLRAHEKHREVLKRVDIVWHSAAEMSFSFRKSVATFNGNVGMATGLYHLVADLAPQCQRFFYVSTAYTSGNGRQIHAENLHFEPEHVNPYQMSKWAAEMALSNAQKVVGLPLTIFRPSVVVGHSQNGFYNGQSFGIYAYAHLYEKLQQLGVRQVHLEACSDTTLDVVPIDHVVACASALTGKAGELEPMNIVHATGTAVKSTDLSEALRRVYGVESILDSRPMSTIDHSLDQVLSIYKRFNNDNIRFDKSRMLALVPEAAHQRTVDADLLCLYFQNTSVPDSKLLKKLQPVVMSVDRMSKPFRKVKQLEGIHRSLGNRLKVVFF, encoded by the coding sequence ATGCAGAATGCCACTATTCTCCTGACAGGCGTTACGGGATTTGTAGGAAGTACCCTCGCGGCCGTGCTTTTGCGGCAGGGCTGCCGTATCGTGGCGCTTTCGCGCAAAGATCCTGAGGGGCAAAGGACCCGGGCCAAGATCAAGGAAAGCTATCTGGGTTTCTTTCCAGGGGACGCGTCGGAGAAGTTGGAGCAGCTTTTACAGAACGTCGAGGTGCTGCCCTATGATTATGCCCAGCTGCGCGCCCACGAGAAGCACCGCGAGGTTTTGAAGCGGGTTGATATCGTCTGGCACAGTGCGGCCGAGATGAGCTTTTCCTTCCGCAAATCCGTGGCGACCTTCAATGGCAACGTGGGTATGGCCACGGGGCTTTATCATCTGGTGGCGGACCTCGCCCCTCAGTGTCAGCGCTTTTTCTATGTATCCACGGCTTATACCTCGGGCAACGGTCGTCAGATTCATGCCGAGAACCTTCACTTCGAACCCGAGCACGTGAACCCCTATCAGATGTCCAAGTGGGCTGCAGAGATGGCTCTTTCGAATGCCCAAAAGGTTGTGGGTCTGCCCTTGACCATCTTCCGTCCCTCGGTCGTGGTCGGACATTCGCAGAATGGATTCTACAACGGTCAGTCCTTTGGCATTTACGCCTATGCGCATCTTTATGAAAAACTGCAGCAGCTCGGCGTCCGTCAGGTGCATCTGGAAGCCTGTTCCGACACCACGCTCGACGTCGTACCGATCGACCATGTGGTGGCCTGCGCCAGCGCTCTAACAGGTAAGGCTGGCGAATTGGAACCGATGAACATCGTTCATGCAACAGGCACAGCCGTGAAAAGCACCGACCTCAGCGAAGCCCTTCGGCGCGTTTACGGCGTCGAATCCATACTGGATTCCCGCCCCATGAGCACCATTGATCATAGCCTCGACCAGGTACTTTCCATCTACAAGCGCTTCAACAACGATAACATCCGCTTTGATAAATCGCGCATGCTGGCCCTCGTTCCCGAAGCTGCCCATCAAAGGACGGTGGATGCCGACCTCCTCTGCCTTTACTTTCAAAACACCAGCGTACCCGACTCCAAACTTCTGAAAAAGCTCCAGCCCGTGGTGATGTCCGTGGACCGGATGTCCAAACCCTTCCGTAAAGTGAAACAGCTGGAAGGGATCCATCGGAGTCTGGGCAATCGGCTGAAGGTGGTTTTCTTTTGA